One Prevotella melaninogenica DNA window includes the following coding sequences:
- the rpmB gene encoding 50S ribosomal protein L28, with translation MSKICQITGKKAQIGCNVSHSKHRTKRSFDVNLFSKKFYYVEEACWIQLKISAAGLRLINKVGLDAALKQAVSKGYVDWKDIKVIGD, from the coding sequence ATGTCTAAGATTTGTCAAATCACAGGAAAGAAGGCACAGATAGGTTGTAACGTGTCTCACTCAAAGCACCGTACAAAGAGAAGCTTTGACGTTAACCTCTTCAGCAAGAAGTTCTACTACGTAGAGGAGGCTTGCTGGATTCAGCTGAAGATTAGTGCTGCTGGTCTTCGTCTTATTAACAAGGTAGGTCTTGATGCAGCACTCAAGCAGGCTGTTTCTAAGGGTTATGTTGACTGGAAGGACATTAAGGTAATAGGAGACTAA
- the htpG gene encoding molecular chaperone HtpG produces MQKGNIGVTTENIFPVIKKFLYSDHDIFLREMVSNAVDATQKLKTLSATGDFKGELGDLTVRVSLDEKAGTLTISDRGIGMTAEEIEKYINQIAFSGVNDFLEKYQDKAEAIIGHFGLGFYSSFMVSKKVEIITKSYKEGSKAVKWSCDGSPEYTLEDAEKEDRGSDIVLYIDDDCKEFLQKSKIEELLNKYCKFMAVPVVFGKKTEWKDGKMVDTEEDNVINSVEPLWVKAPSGLKDEDYKSFYRTLFPMNDEPLFWIHLNVDYPFNLTGILYFPRVKNNIELQRNKIQLYCNQVFVTDQVEGIVPEFLTLLHGVIDSPDIPLNVSRSYLQSDANVKKIATYITKKVADRLQSIFKESRKEFEEKWDDLKLFINYGMLSESDFYERAKDFSLIKDTEGKYFTFEEYNTLIKDNQTDKEGYLVNLYTSNKEEQYSYIEAAKQKGYSVIDASGQLDVPLLSMLEQKQEKTRYVRVDSDIVDRIIQKEDAPKNNLSVEETDNLSEAFRSQIPTIEKADFTVDVQSLGESFQPVLVTQNEYMRRMKEMSQFQQGMGFYAQLPDSYNLVLNADHPLVKKVLDDITANTAEELKPIASELKGQEARLAALHQSQDSKKAEELTQEEKDDMQNTQKTVSELQDKKKAIVAAYAKGNDIVHQLIDLALLQNGMLQGAALDKFLKRSISLIK; encoded by the coding sequence ATGCAAAAAGGAAATATCGGAGTTACAACTGAGAACATCTTCCCCGTTATCAAAAAGTTCTTATATTCAGATCATGACATTTTCTTGCGTGAGATGGTGTCAAATGCTGTTGATGCTACTCAAAAACTGAAGACTCTTTCTGCAACAGGTGACTTCAAAGGCGAGTTGGGTGATTTGACTGTTCGTGTCAGTTTAGATGAGAAGGCAGGGACATTGACTATCAGCGACCGCGGTATCGGTATGACCGCTGAGGAGATTGAGAAGTATATCAATCAGATTGCTTTCTCTGGTGTCAATGACTTCCTTGAGAAATATCAGGACAAGGCAGAGGCAATCATCGGTCATTTCGGTCTTGGTTTCTATTCTTCTTTCATGGTTTCAAAGAAGGTAGAGATTATCACAAAGAGCTATAAAGAAGGTAGCAAGGCTGTGAAATGGAGCTGTGATGGTAGCCCAGAATATACACTTGAAGACGCAGAGAAGGAGGATCGTGGTAGCGACATCGTACTTTATATCGATGATGATTGCAAGGAATTTCTGCAGAAATCAAAGATTGAAGAACTGCTAAACAAGTACTGTAAGTTTATGGCTGTTCCTGTTGTCTTTGGTAAGAAGACTGAGTGGAAAGACGGCAAGATGGTTGATACTGAAGAAGATAATGTCATCAACAGCGTTGAACCTTTGTGGGTAAAGGCGCCATCAGGTCTGAAGGACGAAGACTACAAGAGCTTCTATCGCACCCTCTTCCCAATGAATGACGAGCCATTGTTCTGGATTCACTTGAACGTTGACTACCCATTCAACCTCACGGGTATTCTTTATTTCCCACGTGTAAAGAACAATATCGAACTGCAACGTAATAAGATTCAGCTCTATTGCAACCAAGTATTCGTAACCGATCAGGTCGAGGGAATTGTACCAGAGTTCCTTACATTGCTCCATGGAGTTATCGACTCTCCAGATATTCCTCTGAACGTGAGCCGTAGCTACCTGCAAAGTGATGCGAATGTAAAGAAGATTGCAACTTATATCACTAAGAAGGTTGCTGACAGACTACAGAGTATTTTCAAGGAGAGTCGTAAGGAATTTGAAGAGAAATGGGATGACCTAAAGCTCTTCATCAACTACGGAATGCTTTCAGAATCAGACTTCTACGAGCGTGCAAAGGACTTCTCTCTTATCAAGGATACCGAAGGCAAGTACTTCACCTTTGAAGAGTATAACACACTCATTAAGGATAATCAGACCGACAAAGAGGGCTACCTTGTAAACCTTTACACAAGTAACAAGGAGGAGCAATACAGCTATATTGAAGCTGCAAAGCAGAAGGGGTATAGCGTTATTGATGCAAGCGGACAGTTGGATGTACCATTACTTTCAATGCTTGAGCAGAAGCAGGAGAAGACACGTTACGTACGTGTTGACTCAGATATCGTTGATCGCATTATTCAGAAGGAAGATGCACCAAAGAATAATCTGTCAGTAGAAGAGACTGACAATTTGTCAGAGGCTTTCCGTTCACAGATTCCTACAATCGAGAAAGCAGACTTCACTGTAGACGTACAGTCTCTCGGAGAGTCATTCCAGCCAGTTCTCGTAACACAGAACGAGTACATGCGCCGTATGAAGGAGATGAGTCAGTTCCAGCAGGGAATGGGTTTCTATGCTCAGTTGCCTGACTCTTATAATCTCGTTCTTAATGCCGACCACCCATTAGTGAAGAAGGTTCTTGACGATATCACTGCTAACACAGCAGAGGAATTGAAGCCTATAGCCAGCGAACTGAAGGGACAAGAGGCACGTTTGGCAGCTTTGCATCAGTCACAAGACAGCAAGAAGGCTGAGGAACTGACACAGGAGGAGAAGGACGATATGCAGAACACTCAGAAGACTGTTTCTGAACTTCAGGACAAGAAGAAAGCTATTGTTGCTGCATATGCTAAGGGTAATGATATTGTTCATCAACTCATCGACTTGGCATTGCTACAGAATGGTATGCTTCAGGGTGCTGCACTCGATAAGTTCCTCAAGCGTTCTATCAGTTTGATTAAGTAA
- a CDS encoding aminoacyl-histidine dipeptidase yields the protein MANVELKPACVFEQFAKINQIPRPSKHEEQMISYLQEFAKERNLDVKVDKVGNVLISKPATKGMENVPTVVLQSHMDMVCDKLVDIEFDFHKDAIQTYVDGEWLHAKGTTLGADDGIGMAYELAILDSNDIEHGPIECLFTRDEETGLTGAFGLEAGFMTGNYLINLDSEDEGQIFVSCAGGNSTTAVFNFERENAPEGYFFMEASLKGLVGGHSGDDINKKRANAIKLLARFLYAEQAKMDLRLSYWNSGKMHNAIPRDGKVLFAVPSANKETVKADWNIFSTEVADEFHITDTAMVWNLESADAAPVMPKQISHNVILALQALDNGPLTNCQDEALAYMVETSSNVASIQTEKNKLTVVSSQRSNVMSNLVNMTNTVRACFELAGAEIVVDDSYPAWKMNPNSELVHVAVEQYKNIFGKEPLVLGIHAGLECGLFSEKYPHLDMISFGPTLRYVHTPDECLLIPTVQMVWDHLLAVLKNIK from the coding sequence ATGGCAAATGTAGAATTAAAACCTGCTTGTGTCTTTGAGCAGTTCGCTAAAATCAATCAAATACCACGCCCATCTAAGCATGAAGAGCAGATGATTAGTTATTTACAGGAGTTTGCTAAGGAGCGTAACCTCGACGTAAAGGTTGACAAAGTTGGCAATGTTCTGATTTCTAAACCTGCTACAAAAGGTATGGAAAATGTTCCAACTGTAGTACTCCAGAGTCACATGGATATGGTATGTGACAAACTCGTTGACATAGAATTTGACTTCCACAAGGATGCTATTCAAACCTATGTGGATGGCGAGTGGCTTCATGCAAAGGGTACAACACTCGGTGCTGATGATGGTATCGGTATGGCTTATGAGTTGGCTATCCTCGACTCTAATGATATTGAGCACGGACCTATCGAATGTCTCTTTACACGTGATGAGGAAACTGGCTTGACTGGTGCCTTCGGCTTGGAAGCTGGTTTCATGACAGGAAACTATCTCATCAACCTTGATTCTGAGGATGAAGGTCAAATATTTGTAAGTTGTGCGGGCGGTAATAGTACAACAGCAGTATTCAACTTTGAGCGTGAGAATGCACCAGAAGGCTACTTCTTTATGGAAGCAAGTTTGAAGGGTCTGGTTGGTGGTCACTCTGGTGATGACATCAATAAGAAGCGCGCCAATGCTATCAAACTCCTTGCACGCTTCCTCTATGCTGAACAGGCTAAGATGGACCTTCGTTTAAGCTACTGGAATTCAGGTAAGATGCACAATGCTATCCCACGTGATGGTAAGGTACTCTTCGCCGTTCCTTCAGCTAATAAAGAGACCGTTAAGGCAGATTGGAATATCTTTAGCACAGAGGTTGCAGACGAGTTCCATATTACTGACACCGCTATGGTATGGAATCTTGAGAGTGCAGATGCTGCTCCAGTTATGCCAAAGCAGATTTCACATAACGTTATCCTTGCTTTGCAGGCACTCGACAACGGTCCATTGACCAACTGTCAGGATGAAGCCTTGGCTTATATGGTTGAAACTTCAAGTAATGTTGCAAGCATACAGACAGAGAAGAATAAGTTAACAGTTGTCTCTTCACAGCGTTCAAACGTAATGAGTAACTTAGTAAACATGACCAATACTGTTCGTGCATGTTTCGAGTTGGCTGGTGCTGAGATTGTTGTAGATGACAGTTATCCTGCATGGAAGATGAATCCTAACTCAGAGTTAGTACATGTTGCAGTTGAGCAATACAAGAATATCTTCGGTAAGGAACCACTCGTTCTTGGTATTCACGCAGGTCTTGAGTGCGGTCTCTTCTCTGAGAAGTATCCACATTTAGATATGATTAGCTTTGGTCCAACACTTCGTTATGTTCATACACCAGACGAATGTCTGCTTATTCCTACAGTTCAAATGGTATGGGATCACCTCCTTGCCGTTCTTAAGAATATCAAGTAA
- the rpmG gene encoding 50S ribosomal protein L33, with protein sequence MAKKAKGNRVQVILECTEMKNSGVAGTSRYVTTKNRKNTPERLELMKYNPVLKKVTLHKEIK encoded by the coding sequence ATGGCAAAGAAAGCTAAAGGAAACAGAGTCCAAGTTATCTTGGAATGTACCGAGATGAAGAACAGCGGTGTAGCTGGTACAAGTCGTTACGTAACTACAAAGAACCGTAAGAATACTCCAGAGCGTCTTGAGCTCATGAAGTATAATCCTGTTCTCAAGAAGGTTACCCTTCACAAGGAGATTAAGTAA
- a CDS encoding CinA family protein gives MEFESKIISRQIGDILYASGYTIGTAESCTGGRISEAIMAIPGSSNYYKGGVVAYTDEVKEKLLGVSHEVLEEKSAVSEEVAREMVLGTIKTIGVDFAIASTGVAGPGGGTAEHPVGTIWLAYGNKDEVRTFKLTEDFGRDINLAIATNKAIRLFLDFLKELDIKSE, from the coding sequence ATGGAATTTGAAAGTAAGATAATATCACGTCAGATTGGTGATATCCTTTATGCTTCAGGTTACACAATTGGAACAGCAGAAAGCTGCACAGGTGGTCGTATCAGCGAAGCGATTATGGCTATCCCAGGATCATCTAATTATTATAAAGGAGGAGTAGTTGCTTATACGGATGAAGTAAAGGAGAAACTACTTGGCGTATCTCACGAAGTACTTGAGGAGAAAAGTGCAGTATCAGAGGAGGTTGCACGTGAGATGGTATTAGGCACTATAAAAACTATTGGAGTAGACTTTGCCATTGCATCTACAGGAGTAGCTGGCCCTGGAGGCGGTACAGCAGAACATCCAGTGGGTACTATTTGGTTGGCATATGGCAACAAAGATGAGGTAAGAACATTTAAGTTAACCGAAGACTTCGGACGTGACATAAATCTTGCCATTGCAACAAACAAAGCAATCCGTCTATTCCTTGATTTCCTAAAAGAATTAGATATTAAGTCCGAATAA
- the mtgA gene encoding monofunctional biosynthetic peptidoglycan transglycosylase, whose amino-acid sequence MFKKIFKVIRWVLSLTFISTILAVVVYRFIPVYFTPLMISRCFEQIGKGESVKLYHEWVPLEKMSKSMPVAVMASEDQRFLTHHGFDYQAIEKAAEDHLKKGKKLRGGSTISQQTAKNVFLWQGRSWVRKGLEVYFTFLIETLWSKQRIMEVYLNSIEMGDGIYGVEACAEQNFGMEASQLSRRDCALIAATLPNPRRFSSKNPGPYMRKRIGQIEHQMTFIPAFPEEH is encoded by the coding sequence ATGTTCAAGAAGATTTTTAAAGTGATAAGATGGGTATTATCCCTAACCTTTATCTCCACAATATTGGCGGTAGTTGTCTATCGCTTTATACCTGTATACTTTACCCCTCTGATGATTAGTCGTTGTTTCGAACAGATTGGTAAAGGAGAGTCTGTGAAACTTTACCATGAATGGGTTCCGTTAGAAAAGATGTCAAAATCAATGCCTGTAGCAGTGATGGCAAGTGAGGACCAACGTTTCCTTACGCATCATGGTTTCGACTATCAAGCTATCGAGAAAGCTGCAGAAGACCACCTGAAGAAAGGGAAGAAACTACGTGGTGGCTCTACCATCTCTCAGCAAACCGCAAAGAATGTCTTTCTGTGGCAGGGACGCTCATGGGTAAGAAAAGGATTGGAGGTTTATTTCACTTTCCTCATAGAGACACTATGGAGCAAACAACGTATCATGGAGGTTTATCTTAATTCAATTGAGATGGGCGATGGAATCTATGGTGTTGAAGCTTGTGCTGAACAGAATTTCGGTATGGAGGCCAGCCAACTTAGTCGAAGAGATTGTGCACTCATAGCAGCGACATTACCTAATCCACGTCGCTTCTCCTCAAAGAATCCTGGACCTTATATGCGCAAGAGAATCGGACAGATTGAACACCAAATGACTTTTATACCAGCTTTCCCAGAAGAACATTAA
- the tsaD gene encoding tRNA (adenosine(37)-N6)-threonylcarbamoyltransferase complex transferase subunit TsaD: protein MEKEDIYILGIESSCDDTSAAVLRNGVILSNVTASQEVHKAYGGVVPELASRAHQQNVVPVVDQALKRAGITKEQLSAIAFTRGPGLMGSLLVGVNFAKGFARSLNIPMIEVNHLQGHVMAHFIKESDDDNHMPPFPFICLLVSGGNSQIVKVNAYNDMEVLGQTIDDAAGEAIDKCSKVMGLGYPGGPIIDRLARQGNPLAYKFAEPNVAGFDYSFSGLKTSFLYNMRKWVEEDPDFIEHHKEDIAASLEHAIVSILMKKLRLAVKETGIKHVAVAGGVSANNGLRDAFHDHAERYGWTIYIPKFSYTTDNAAMIASVGNLKYQDKDFTQMDIPVFSKVTFE from the coding sequence ATGGAAAAAGAAGATATTTATATATTAGGTATAGAAAGCAGTTGTGATGACACAAGTGCTGCTGTATTGAGGAATGGTGTAATCCTCAGTAATGTAACAGCCTCACAGGAGGTGCATAAAGCTTACGGAGGAGTTGTTCCTGAGCTTGCATCAAGAGCACACCAGCAGAACGTGGTTCCTGTTGTTGATCAAGCATTGAAGCGTGCAGGTATTACTAAAGAACAACTTTCAGCCATTGCCTTTACACGTGGTCCTGGATTGATGGGTAGTCTTTTGGTTGGAGTAAACTTTGCCAAAGGTTTTGCTCGTTCTTTGAATATCCCAATGATTGAGGTAAACCATTTGCAGGGTCATGTCATGGCTCACTTTATCAAGGAAAGTGATGACGACAATCACATGCCTCCATTCCCATTCATTTGTCTCTTGGTATCTGGTGGTAATTCTCAGATTGTTAAGGTGAATGCTTATAACGATATGGAAGTACTCGGTCAGACTATTGACGATGCTGCTGGTGAGGCTATTGATAAGTGTTCTAAGGTGATGGGACTCGGTTATCCTGGTGGTCCAATCATTGATAGGCTTGCACGCCAAGGTAATCCTTTGGCTTATAAGTTTGCAGAGCCAAATGTTGCTGGTTTTGATTACTCTTTCTCTGGTCTTAAGACATCATTCTTATATAATATGAGAAAATGGGTAGAGGAAGACCCTGATTTCATTGAGCATCATAAAGAAGACATTGCAGCCAGCCTTGAGCATGCAATTGTTAGTATATTGATGAAGAAGTTACGCTTAGCTGTTAAAGAGACTGGTATTAAACATGTAGCAGTTGCGGGTGGCGTATCAGCTAATAATGGTCTTCGTGATGCGTTCCATGACCATGCAGAGCGTTATGGTTGGACAATTTACATACCAAAGTTTAGCTATACGACAGACAATGCAGCAATGATTGCCAGTGTAGGTAACTTAAAGTATCAAGACAAAGACTTTACACAGATGGATATCCCAGTATTTAGTAAAGTAACTTTTGAATAA
- a CDS encoding DUF4295 domain-containing protein, which translates to MAKKAVATLHEGSTDGRAYSKVIKMVKSPKTGAYIFDEQMVPNEDVKEFFKN; encoded by the coding sequence ATGGCAAAGAAAGCGGTCGCTACCCTCCACGAAGGTTCTACGGATGGTCGCGCATATTCAAAGGTTATCAAGATGGTAAAGAGCCCTAAGACTGGTGCTTACATCTTCGATGAGCAGATGGTCCCAAACGAGGACGTCAAGGAGTTCTTTAAGAATTAA
- a CDS encoding B12-binding domain-containing radical SAM protein: MRVKMILPALQEAESPYWRPIKYSLFPPLGLATLAAYFSDNDEVEIQDQHIEKLKLNDTPDLVCIQVYVTNAYRAYKIADEYRRRGVYVVMGGLHVTSLPDEAAQHADTLILGPGEEAFPRFIKDLREGHSQKRYVASWRSIENIPPVRRDLIKREKYFVPNSLVVSRGCPHHCDFCYKDAFYSEGKSFYTRKVDDALAEIDSLPGRHLYFLDDHLLGNPHFASELFEGMRGMGRVFQSASTVAAVLNGNLIEKAAEAGLRSLFLGFETFSPDNLRSSNKLQNLSKDYVAAVERLHSLGIMINGSFVFGLDHDDKDVFQRTVDWGIEHSITTATFHVLTPYPGTRLFQQMERDGRITSYDWSKYDTRTVVYKTLGLTAEELKQGYEWAYHNFYSWSNIFKASFGHDNIKQQLAHLLYMGGWKKFEPFWNFMIQYGNLNRMLPVLENLLANTNCHKTKSRMSKQDIELLKKQLYKTSNRIEL, translated from the coding sequence ATGAGGGTAAAAATGATATTACCAGCTTTGCAAGAGGCAGAAAGCCCTTATTGGCGACCAATCAAATACTCGCTTTTCCCACCTTTGGGCCTGGCGACACTTGCAGCCTATTTCTCAGATAATGACGAAGTAGAGATACAAGATCAACACATTGAGAAACTTAAGTTGAATGATACTCCAGATTTGGTTTGTATTCAAGTCTACGTTACTAATGCTTATAGAGCTTACAAGATTGCTGATGAATATAGAAGAAGAGGTGTGTATGTAGTTATGGGAGGACTTCACGTTACAAGTCTTCCTGATGAAGCTGCACAACACGCCGACACACTTATCTTAGGGCCAGGGGAAGAAGCATTCCCACGATTTATCAAAGACTTACGCGAAGGGCACTCTCAAAAACGATATGTAGCAAGTTGGAGAAGCATTGAAAACATTCCTCCAGTACGTCGTGACCTTATTAAAAGAGAGAAGTATTTCGTACCAAACTCGCTTGTTGTTTCCCGTGGTTGTCCTCATCATTGTGACTTTTGCTACAAGGATGCCTTCTATAGCGAGGGTAAATCGTTTTACACCCGTAAGGTAGACGATGCCTTAGCAGAAATTGATAGTCTACCTGGCAGACATCTTTATTTCCTTGATGATCATCTTTTAGGTAATCCTCACTTCGCATCAGAATTATTTGAAGGTATGCGCGGCATGGGTAGAGTTTTTCAGAGTGCCTCTACTGTTGCAGCAGTACTAAATGGTAATTTGATAGAAAAAGCCGCCGAGGCAGGATTACGAAGTTTGTTTTTAGGCTTCGAGACATTTTCTCCAGACAATCTTCGTTCAAGTAACAAACTACAAAACTTATCGAAAGATTATGTAGCAGCTGTTGAACGCCTGCATAGTCTTGGTATTATGATTAACGGAAGTTTTGTTTTTGGTCTTGATCATGATGATAAAGATGTATTTCAAAGAACTGTTGATTGGGGGATTGAACATAGCATAACAACAGCTACTTTTCATGTTTTAACTCCTTATCCAGGAACTCGTCTGTTTCAACAGATGGAACGAGATGGACGGATTACGTCCTATGACTGGAGCAAGTATGATACTCGAACGGTTGTGTACAAAACATTGGGATTAACTGCAGAGGAGTTAAAACAAGGCTACGAGTGGGCTTACCATAACTTCTATTCATGGAGTAATATTTTTAAGGCAAGCTTTGGGCACGATAATATAAAGCAACAATTGGCTCATCTCCTTTATATGGGAGGCTGGAAGAAGTTTGAACCTTTCTGGAACTTTATGATTCAATATGGTAACCTCAATCGTATGTTACCCGTGCTGGAGAACCTATTGGCCAACACAAACTGTCATAAAACAAAAAGCAGGATGTCAAAACAAGATATAGAACTTCTTAAAAAACAGCTTTATAAAACATCAAATAGGATAGAGCTATAA
- a CDS encoding OmpH family outer membrane protein codes for MKKSFSKMSVLAMAAFAFVACNNQPVKNDTAAGKAETSTAAPAANSQKVAYVEIDSIMSQYTYWKDVTKLVKAKEANIQRTLAGKQKAIQAAAANFQQNVQANKYTQAQAQQIQASIQKQAQDADALQQRLGAEYQNEVAKYNKALSDSVHNYLKEYNKDKKYSIILAKSGDNILYADPAYNITDDVVKGMNQAYKGMKK; via the coding sequence ATGAAGAAATCATTTAGCAAAATGTCAGTGCTTGCTATGGCAGCATTCGCTTTTGTTGCATGTAACAATCAGCCAGTGAAGAATGATACAGCAGCAGGTAAGGCTGAAACATCTACAGCTGCTCCAGCTGCAAATAGTCAGAAAGTAGCTTATGTTGAGATAGACTCTATCATGAGCCAGTATACTTATTGGAAAGATGTTACTAAGCTTGTAAAGGCAAAAGAAGCTAATATCCAGCGTACATTGGCTGGTAAGCAGAAGGCTATTCAGGCTGCAGCTGCTAACTTCCAGCAGAATGTTCAGGCTAATAAGTACACACAGGCACAGGCACAGCAGATTCAGGCAAGTATCCAGAAGCAGGCTCAGGATGCTGATGCTTTACAGCAGCGTCTTGGTGCTGAGTATCAGAACGAGGTTGCTAAGTATAACAAAGCTCTCTCTGACAGCGTGCATAACTATCTGAAGGAGTATAACAAGGATAAGAAGTATAGTATCATTCTTGCTAAGAGTGGTGATAATATCCTTTATGCTGATCCTGCTTACAACATTACAGACGATGTTGTTAAGGGTATGAACCAGGCTTACAAGGGCATGAAGAAGTAA